A region from the Tahibacter amnicola genome encodes:
- a CDS encoding sulfotransferase family protein, with the protein MHEHRLRQMLEAHIAQGRFDAALVLLEQWQGQAPRQLLPELIRARLEFMQGRYRAARARFLQAVQERECAPSDVLELVNGLRLFVAHDAMIAWAESYPHRNALRAVDQVLAAASLSTIGAQDLARRWADEAVAKAPDDGICRVNRALILNYAGDFDAARADLDHVLGGPQESAMGYWLAARVSRQTPDRNHVGALRERLGRSTLHPRDREFLYFALFKELDDLGDRPGAWEALSAGCRVARTRAPYDAAMQERLFAHLRQPIRAVPVADPPPVGAPVPIFIVGMHRSGTTLLESMLSAHPEVHAYGESQRLSAALRLAADRYCQGVIDDGLAQRLPDLDYRAARDSFLGEGRRLVGQATHVTEKMPGNFQLVGAIRHALPHARVIHMRRDPMDVCFANLREHFADGVSHANSAVDVAHYHALYRGLMAHWQEVYPGFVLDVDYESLVTDPVAESRRVYAFCGLPWDDGVTDPARWAGRAITTLSSLQARGTIHRNRVGGWRAYAQWLEPLQEALGVTEVSAS; encoded by the coding sequence ATGCACGAGCACCGCCTTCGACAGATGCTGGAAGCGCACATCGCCCAGGGCCGCTTCGATGCGGCCCTGGTGTTGCTGGAACAATGGCAGGGGCAGGCGCCGCGCCAGCTCCTGCCGGAATTGATCCGGGCTCGCCTGGAGTTCATGCAGGGCCGTTATCGCGCCGCAAGGGCCCGTTTCCTGCAGGCCGTGCAGGAACGCGAATGCGCGCCGTCCGACGTGCTGGAACTGGTCAACGGATTGCGGCTGTTCGTGGCCCACGACGCCATGATCGCGTGGGCCGAAAGTTATCCGCACCGGAATGCGCTCCGGGCGGTGGACCAGGTGCTGGCGGCAGCCTCCCTGAGCACCATCGGCGCGCAGGACCTGGCCCGACGCTGGGCCGACGAGGCCGTTGCGAAGGCCCCGGATGACGGTATCTGCCGGGTCAATCGCGCGTTGATTCTCAACTACGCCGGCGACTTCGATGCCGCCCGGGCTGACCTGGATCACGTCCTCGGCGGGCCGCAGGAATCTGCCATGGGTTACTGGCTCGCCGCCCGGGTTTCGCGGCAGACACCCGACCGCAATCACGTCGGCGCCCTGCGCGAACGCCTGGGCCGCTCGACGCTGCATCCGCGCGATCGCGAATTTCTATACTTTGCACTGTTCAAGGAACTCGACGACCTGGGCGACCGGCCCGGCGCGTGGGAAGCGCTGTCCGCCGGCTGCCGCGTCGCCCGGACGAGGGCCCCCTACGATGCGGCGATGCAGGAGCGGCTGTTTGCGCATCTTCGCCAGCCGATCCGCGCGGTACCGGTAGCGGATCCACCGCCGGTCGGTGCGCCGGTGCCGATCTTCATCGTCGGCATGCATCGCTCGGGCACGACCCTGCTCGAAAGCATGCTCAGCGCCCATCCGGAGGTACATGCCTACGGCGAATCCCAGCGCCTGAGTGCGGCGCTGCGGCTGGCGGCGGACCGCTATTGCCAGGGTGTCATTGACGACGGCCTGGCGCAGCGCCTGCCGGATCTGGACTACCGTGCGGCTCGCGACAGCTTTCTCGGCGAAGGCCGGCGACTGGTAGGGCAGGCGACGCACGTAACGGAGAAAATGCCCGGCAACTTCCAGCTTGTCGGCGCGATCCGTCACGCCTTGCCGCACGCCCGCGTCATTCACATGCGGCGGGATCCCATGGACGTGTGTTTCGCCAATCTGCGCGAGCACTTCGCCGACGGCGTGAGCCACGCCAACAGTGCTGTCGACGTGGCGCACTATCACGCGCTGTATCGTGGTCTGATGGCGCATTGGCAGGAGGTCTATCCGGGATTCGTCCTGGACGTGGACTACGAATCCCTCGTGACGGATCCCGTAGCCGAGTCCCGGCGCGTCTATGCGTTTTGCGGCTTGCCCTGGGACGACGGTGTTACGGATCCCGCGCGATGGGCGGGGCGTGCCATCACCACCCTCAGCTCACTTCAGGCGCGCGGCACGATCCATCGGAACCGTGTCGGTGGGTGGCGGGCCTACGCCCAATGGCTGGAGCCCCTGCAGGAAGCGCTCGGCGTCACCGAGGTGTCGGCCAGCTAG
- a CDS encoding GFA family protein, whose amino-acid sequence MIRLNGGCHCGAIHTQVTLSAAPETYAPRACDCDFCTRHGAAWLSDPQGRCAFLIDSTDYLSRYRQGSQSAEFLLCARCGALVAVSYRDGNTLFAAVNRRAIDTRHAFEGEVTVSPQQLTPSAKTTRWREVWFRGVQLRILRDAPHDHTPPLKLLKT is encoded by the coding sequence ATGATCCGACTGAACGGCGGATGCCATTGCGGCGCGATCCACACGCAAGTGACGCTATCAGCCGCACCGGAAACATACGCCCCCCGCGCCTGTGATTGTGACTTCTGCACCCGGCACGGTGCCGCCTGGCTGTCCGATCCGCAGGGACGGTGTGCCTTCCTGATCGACAGCACCGACTACCTGTCGCGCTATCGCCAGGGTAGCCAGTCCGCCGAGTTCCTGCTGTGTGCCCGCTGCGGCGCACTGGTCGCCGTCAGCTACCGTGACGGCAATACCCTGTTCGCCGCAGTCAACCGACGCGCCATCGACACGCGTCACGCATTTGAAGGCGAGGTGACCGTTTCGCCACAGCAGTTGACGCCATCCGCCAAGACCACCCGCTGGCGTGAGGTGTGGTTCCGCGGCGTTCAGTTGCGCATACTGCGTGACGCCCCGCACGATCATACGCCTCCGCTTAAGCTACTGAAGACGTAG